GGCTTTAATATTCCCATGTGTGAGGAAATCTTAGATGCTATTGAAAAAGCAAGTTTGGCAGAGGAAGTTGCGGTTCTCATTATCCAAGCAGAAGGAACAGTTTTTTCAGTTGGTGGAGATTTGGTCGAAATGAAGCGAGCGGTGGATGAAGACGATATTGCCTCTTTAGTTCGCATCGCAGAGTTGGTCAACCGGATTTCCTTTGCAATAAAGAAATGTCCAAAGCCAGTCATCATGTTGACAGACGGTGCGGTAGCGGGCGCGGCAGCCAATATGGCAGTTGCAGCTGATTTTGTCATTGCTTCAGATAAGACAAGGTTTATCCAAGCTTTTGTAGGAGTTGGTCTAGTACCTGATGCGGGCGGCTTATTTCTCTTGAGTCGCAGTATTGGCACGACTCGCGCGAGTCAATTGGCCATGACAGGAGAAAGCCTTACAGCAGAAAAAGCCTATGATTATGGACTTGTCTACCGAGTGGTAGAGCAGGAAAAAATGGAAAAGACCTGTCAACAATTGGTCAAACGTCTCTTGCGCCATTCTCCAAATTCCTACCGTGCGATCAAAGAATTGATGTGGAAAAGTGAGTTTGAGCAGTGGGAAGCATACACTCGGTTGGAGCTGGACTTGCAACGAGAACTTGCCTTTAAAGAGGATTTTAAGGAAGGAGTTCGGGCGCATTTTGACAGACGGAGACCTCAATTTACAGGTAAATAATGTCTTGTTTTGGATAGGGATAGTTCCATAGTTGCTATCCGATGTAACAGAAAATATTTGACAATCAAACTAATTTATCGTATACTTTGAGAGTCAAAGTATGTGAGGAGGCATTCAATTGTGGAAGAAGCAAAGATAAATGAATATCTGACTGCAATCTTTAATAATGTATTGATTATTGAAGAAACCAGCCTGCGCGGTAGTCGTTTTAAGGATATTTCAATCAAGGAAATGCACACGATTGATGTCATTGGTGACAGAGAAGGTGTAACTCCTAGTCATGTAGCCCGTTCTTTGATGGTCACACTCGGTACAGTAACAACCAGTTTGAATAATTTGGAACGAAAAGGCTATATTGAACGGGTTAGATCAACTAGAGATCGCCGTGTGATTCATCTTCATTTGACAAAAAAAGGGAGATTGGTCTATCGATTGCACCAACGCTTTCACAAAGAAATGGTGCGCCAAATTACCTCAGATATGGATGAAGCCGAATATAAGGTCATGAAAAAGGGCCTCTTGAAACTCTATCATTTCTTGGAGGACTTAAAATGACGAGCTTTGCAAAAATCAGTCATGTAGCCCATTATGTTCCTAAGCAAGTCATTGAAAATAATCAATTGGTGCAGCTAATGGATACGAGTGATGAATGGATTGCCTCTCGGACTGGGATTCGCAGACGCCATATCACAAGGAATGAGGATACGAGTGATTTAGCCACACAAGTAGCAAAGCAGTTGCTGCAAAAGAGTGGCTATGCTCCAGAAACGATTGATTTTATTATCCTTGCAACGATTACACCCGACTCTGCTATGCCGTCAACAGCAGCACGAGTTCAGGCCAATATTTGTGCAAGTCAAGCCTTTGCCTATGATTTGGTTGCAGCTTGTTCAGGCTTTGTCTTTGCTTTATCAACTGCTGAAAAGTTGATTGCTTCGGGTCGATACAAAAGAGGGATGGTCATTGGTGCAGAAACACTTTCCAAAACCCTTGATTGGTCAGATAGAAGCACGGCTGTTCTCTTTGGAGATGGTGCAGGAGGTGTCCTCTTAGATGTGGCAGAGCAACTGCATTTTCTAGGGGAAATTCATCGGACAGATGGTAGCAGAGGAATGGATTTACAATCGGGTGTGTTAGGACTTTCATCTCCTTTTTCAGAAACAAGTGTTCCTCATCCCTATCTGAAAATGGAAGGGCGCTCTATCTTTGAATTTGCGCTGCGAGATGTGACCAAGACCATACAAGACTTGCTCATCAGTCACGATTTATCAGATGATGAGATTGATTATTATTTATTACATCAGGCCAATCGACGGATTTTGGAAAAAATGGCTAAGAAATTAGGCAGTCATCTAGCGAAATTTCCAGCCAATATGGCCGAGTATGGCAATACCAGCGCAGCAAGTATTCCGATTTTACTATCGGAGTGTGTAGAACAGGGTAGCATTCTCCTTGACGGCAGCCAAACTTTGGTGATGAGTGGATTTGGCGGAGGCCTCACTTGGGGAGCTATTCTATTAAAACTTTAGTTAATGGACTGTTTTTACAGTTATTAAAAAATTTTATATTTTCTTTAAAGGAGAACTATCATGGCAGTATTTGAAAAAGTACAAGCAATTATTGTTGAAGAACTTGGTAAGGATGCAGAAGAAGTGACCCTTACAACAACATTTGAAGATTTAGATGCAGATTCATTGGACTTGTTCCAAGTTATTTCAGAAATCGAAGATGAATTTGATATTCAAATCGAATCAGAAGAAGGGTTGAACACGGTAGCTGATTTAGTGGCTTACGTAGAAGCACAAACAAAATAATATTCGTCAAAAATCAGTCGCTAACATTGAGTGAATGTCAGTTCTAGCAGAGATTAGCTTTGCTAGAACGCTTTCTAATCTTCACAATTCTTAATTGTAAAAGCTACTTAGGTGCTGATTGTGATTGAGTAGGAGTAGTCAAATGCTAGTTTCTAGCATTTTTACTAGGGTATATACTTTGACATTCAAAACATCTATATATCAAAGTATTTATAAAAAAGTAGTGAGTGAAAGATACTCACTTCCTTGTTTAGTTAATTGTTTGAATATCAAATGATTAACTAAGCAAATGAAGAATTGAAAGAGGACAGTATGCAAACAAAAATTACAGAACTGCTTGGTATTGATTATCCTATTTTCCAAGGTGGAATGGCTTGGGTCGCAGATGGTGATCTAGCTGGTGCGGTATCCAATGCAGGAGGTCTAGGGATTATCGGTGGCGGAAATGCCCCAAAAGAGGTTGTCAAAGCCAATATTGACAAGGTTAAATCATTAACTGACAAGCCATTTGGAGTCAACATCATGCTCTTATCACCTTTTGTAGAAGACATTGTTGATTTAGTCATTGAAGAAGGTGTCAAAGTGGTAACGACTGGAGCTGGAAATCCAGGGAAGTATATGGAACGGTTTCATGCTGCGGGAATTACAGTCATTCCAGTTGTTCCAAGTGTTGCCCTTGCAAAACGCATGGAGAAACTAGGTGTTGATGCTGTCATCGCAGAAGGTATGGAAGCTGGTGGCCATATTGGAAAATTGACGACTATGACTTTGGTCCGACAGGTAGTTGAGGCAGTATCCATTCCTGTTATTGCGGCAGGAGGAATTGCAGATGGTGCTGGTGCGGCAGCGGCCTTTATGCTAGGAGCGGAGGCAGTACAAGTTGGGACACGCTTTGTTGTCGCAACAGAATCCAATGCTCATCCAAACTTCAAGGCTAAGATTCTCAGGGCAAAAGATATTGATACCACTGTTTCCGCTCAAGTCGTAGGTCATCCTGTACGTGCTATCAAAAATAAGTTGGCAACAGCTTATGCAAGCGCGGAAAAAGACTTTCTACGTGGGGAAAAAACAAGCGAAGACATTGAAGTCTTAGGAGCTGGCGCTTTGCGTAATGCGGTTGTAGACGGTGATGTGGATTATGGCTCAGTCATGGCTGGACAGATTGCTGGCTTGATTAGAAAAGAAGAGTCATGTGCGGAGATTGTGCGTGATATTTATGACGGAGCAGCTCGTGTCATCAAGGAACAGGCTACACGTTGGGCAATAAGTGGAGAATAAGATGACAAAAAGAGCCTATTTATTTGCTGGTCAAGGTGCTCAATATCTTGGAATGGGGCGTGACCTCTATGACCAGTATGAAATTGTGAGACAAACTTTTGATGAAGCAAGAAGTGTTCTTGGTTATGATTTACGGCACTTGATTGACTCAGATGAGGAAAAACTGAATCAAACTCGCTATACTCAGCCAGCGATTTTGACGACTTCAGTTGCCATTTGGCGTTTGTTGCAGGAAAAGGGAGCAAGCGCAGATATGGTGGCCGGTCTCTCTCTAGGTGAATATAGTGCCCTGGTAGCTTCAGGTGCTTTAGATTTTAAAGAGGCGGTTGCCCTGGTAGCTAAGCGTGGTGAATATATGGAGACTGCTGCGCCGGCAGGTAGTGGTAAAATGGTGGCCGTCCTGAATGCGGATTTACATATAATTGAACAAGCCTGTCAAGAAGCTTCAGAATATGGCATTGTGGCAGCTGCTAACTACAACACACCTGCTCAAATCGTGATTGGTGGTGAAGTTGCTGCAGTCGATAGGGCTTTAGATTTGCTGAAAGAAGCAGGGGTGAAGCGCTTGATCCCCCTCAATGTATCAGGACCTTTTCACACAGCCTTATTAGAACCTGCTTCAAAGCAATTAGCAACAGCCTTGGCGACGGTTTCCTTTCATGATTTTACCCTTCCCTTGGTTGGCAATACGCTGGCTCAGGTGATGACCAAAGAAGAAATCGTTCCTCTTTTGACGCGCCAGGTGATGGAACCTGTTCGTTTCTATGATTCGATTGCTTGTATGCAGGCAGCTGGGGTAACAGAATTTGTTGAAATTGGGCCAGGAGCAGTCTTGTCAGGTTTTTTGAAAAAAATTGATCGCTCAGCACGTGTCCATCAGGTCGAAAATCTCGCTACACTGGCAATATTTATGGCAGAGGAGTAAAAAATGGAAGTAAAGGGAAAAAATGTCTTGATTACAGGATCTAGTCGTGGAATTGGACTGGGTATTGCCCATGAATTTGCCAGACAAGGAGCTAATATTATCTTAAATGGGCGCAATAGTATTTCAGAAGAGGTGATAGAGAGTTTTGCATCTTATGGTGTTCAAGTCCATGTAGTGCTAGGCAATGTTGCGGACTCTAGTGAAGCACAGCGTATGGTAGCAGAAGCCATTGAATATGCAGGTTCTGTCGATATTTTGGTTAACAATGCTGGTATTACCAAAGACGGTTTGGCACTAAGGATGTCAGAAGATGATTTTGAAGGGGTACTGAAGGTTAATCTGACAGGGACTTTTAATATGACACAGGCTGTATTGAAACCGATGACCAAGGCGAAAGCTGGAGCAATTATCAATTTGTCTAGTGTCGTGGGGTTGACAGGGAATGCCGGTCAGGCCAATTATGCAGCTTCTAAAGCAGGCGTGATTGGATTGACCAAGTCGATTTCCCGTGAGGTTGCCGGTCGAAATATCCGTGTCAATGCGATTGCACCAGGTTTTATCGAGTCAGATATGACAGCTGTTTTACCGGATAAGATTAAGACAGCTATGTTAGGGCAAATTCCGATGAAACGTTTTGGGTTGGTACAAGAAGTAGCAGAAGTTGCTGTATTTCTCGCTCGCCAAGAATACCTCACAGGTCAAGTGATCGCCATAGATGGTGGCTTAACCATGCAATAAAGGAGTAAGATATGACAACAAACCGTGTAGTAGTAACAGGATATGGCCTAACATCGCCAATCGGAAATACACCTGAAGAATTTTGGAATAGCTTGAAGTCTGGAAAAGTCGGAATTGGACCAATTACCAAATTTGATACGAGCGACTACAATGTCCACAATGCTGCAGAAGTGACCGATTTTCCATTTGATAAGTATTTCGTCAAAAAAGATAGCAACCGCTATGATTTGTATTCTCTATATGCTTTATATGCAGCTCACGAGGCAGTTGCTCATGCTGCTTTAGATACCGATAACCTAAATCGCGACCGTTTTGGTGTTATTTTATCAACAGGTATCGGTGGAATCAAGGAGATTGAAGAGCAGGTTGAAAAAATGAATACCAAGGGCGCAAAGCGAATTCGACCTATGACCCTTCCTAAGGCTCTTCCGAATATGGCTGCTGGCAATATTGCTATGCAGGTTGGGGCAAATGGCATTTGTAAATGTGTGATTACCGCTTGTGCTTCATCTAATGATGCGATAGGCGAAGCTTTTCGTGAAATCAAATTTGGATTTCAAGATGTCATTTTAGCAGGCGGCTCAGAAGCTGCGATTACACCGTTTGCAATCGGCGGTTTCCAAGCCTTAACAGCCCTCTCCACCACGGAAGATCCAGAGAGAGCTTCTATTCCCTTTGATAAGGAGCGTAATGGTTTTGTCATGGGGGAAGGAGGAGCTGTCCTTGTTTTGGAAAGTTTGGAGCATGCCACAAAACGTGGAGCGACTATTTTAGCAGAAATCGTAGGATATGGAAATACCTGCGATGCCCACCACATGACCTCTCCTCATCCAGAAGGACTTGGTGCCATTAAGGCGATGAAGTTAGCCATTGGTGAAGCAGGTTTAGAACCTAAAGATATTGATTATATCAACGCCCATGGAACTTCTACTCCAGCTAATGAGAAGGGCGAGAGCCAAGCGATTGTAGCAGTATTTGGGACGAATACGCCAGTTTCTTCTACCAAATCTTACACTGGTCATCTCTTAGGAGCAGCAGGAGCCGTTGAGGCGGTTGCGGTGATTGAGGCCATGCGCCATTCTCATGCACCAAAGACAGCGGGAACGACAGAATTGTCCGATTACATTGAAGCAGATGTCATTTATGGTCAAGGTCGTGATATGGAAATCCGCCATGCTATTTCAAATACCTTTGGTTTCGGTGGCCATAATGCCGTGATTGCTTTTAAACGTTGGGAGGATTAAGTGAACAATACTGAGATTAAGGACTTGATGGCCCAATTTGATCAATCAAGTCTACGGGAATTTTCTTATACAAACGACGGTATTCAACTCGTCTTTAGTAAAAATGAACACAAGGCTGAGTCGGTTGGATCAAGTATTCAGTCAGCTACCCCAGCAGGAGGTATGTCAGAGCTGAGAGTTGAAGCAATCAGTACAGCAAGAGTAGCAGAAAGGGCTCCTGAAACCGTGAGCGAAGGGACAGTTGTGGACAGTCCGCTCGTAGGAGTAGCCTATCTATCTCCGTCACCAGATAAGGCAGCCTTTGTTTCAGTTGGTGATACTGTTAAAAAAGGTCAAACCGTGATGATTATCGAGGCTATGAAGGTGATGAATGAAATTCCTGCACCGTGTGATGGTGTAGTAGCAGAAGTCTTGGTTGCTAATGAAGCTGTGGTTGAATTTGGACAAGGATTGGTACGGATTGTATGATGACGATACAAGAAATAAAAGAAGCTCTTCCTCATCGTTATCCGATGCTTTTAGTTGATCGGGTGCTGGAGGTTAGAGAAGATGAAATTGTAGCGCTAAAAAATGTGACCATGAACGAACCGTTCTTTAATGGGCATTTTCCAGACCATCCTGTTATGCCAGGAGTTCTGATTATGGAAGCCCTAGCGCAGACAGCAGGTGTTTTGGAACTGTCTAAGGAAGAGAACAAGGGGAAATTGGTATTTTACGCAGGTATGGACAAGGTAAAATTTAAAAAGCAAGTTGTGCCAGGAGACCAGCTCATCATGACAGCTCGTTTTGTCAAACGCCGTGGGACGATTGCAGTTGTTGAAGCCAAAGCGGAAGTAGACGGTGTACTCGCAGCAAGTGGAACCCTAACCTTTGCGGTAGGTGTCTGAGTTTGGAAAATAGAGAGTGAGAACCCTTTTGAGGTTCCAAACTCCCTTACAAGTCTGACAATTACTGCGTCAAACTGTTAAAACGATAAAATGTAATGGGATACGGGGCTTTTGTCCCAAACTCTAGTCAAATAGTGCTGTTTTTATAGAGTACGAAGAGGAAGGAGGAGAACATGTTTCAAAAAATACTCATCGCAAATCGTGGAGAAATTGCTGTGCGGATTATTCGTGCGGCACGCGAATTGGGAATTGCAACAGTTGCAGTTTATTCAACGGCTGATAAGGAAGCTTTGCATACGATGTTAGCAGATGAAGCTATTTGTATTGGTCCAGCTCGTTCGAGAGATTCCTATCTAAACATGAATGCCATTATTTCTGCAGCTGTCGTAACAGGGGCGCAAGCTATTCACCCAGGCTTTGGCTTTTTAAGTGAAAATTCTACCTTTGCGACTCTTTGTTCCGAAGTAGGAATTAAATTTATCGGACCGTCTGGAGCAGTTATGGATGCCATGGGGGATAAAATCAATGCTCGAAAAAAGATGATTGAAGCAGATGTCCCTGTGATTCCAGGCTCAGAC
Above is a window of Streptococcus sp. zg-86 DNA encoding:
- the fabM gene encoding trans-2-decenoyl-ACP isomerase; this translates as MTYVTIRYEVKNRLARLTLCRPEVSNGFNIPMCEEILDAIEKASLAEEVAVLIIQAEGTVFSVGGDLVEMKRAVDEDDIASLVRIAELVNRISFAIKKCPKPVIMLTDGAVAGAAANMAVAADFVIASDKTRFIQAFVGVGLVPDAGGLFLLSRSIGTTRASQLAMTGESLTAEKAYDYGLVYRVVEQEKMEKTCQQLVKRLLRHSPNSYRAIKELMWKSEFEQWEAYTRLELDLQRELAFKEDFKEGVRAHFDRRRPQFTGK
- the fabT gene encoding fatty acid biosynthesis transcriptional regulator FabT, encoding MEEAKINEYLTAIFNNVLIIEETSLRGSRFKDISIKEMHTIDVIGDREGVTPSHVARSLMVTLGTVTTSLNNLERKGYIERVRSTRDRRVIHLHLTKKGRLVYRLHQRFHKEMVRQITSDMDEAEYKVMKKGLLKLYHFLEDLK
- a CDS encoding beta-ketoacyl-ACP synthase III, encoding MTSFAKISHVAHYVPKQVIENNQLVQLMDTSDEWIASRTGIRRRHITRNEDTSDLATQVAKQLLQKSGYAPETIDFIILATITPDSAMPSTAARVQANICASQAFAYDLVAACSGFVFALSTAEKLIASGRYKRGMVIGAETLSKTLDWSDRSTAVLFGDGAGGVLLDVAEQLHFLGEIHRTDGSRGMDLQSGVLGLSSPFSETSVPHPYLKMEGRSIFEFALRDVTKTIQDLLISHDLSDDEIDYYLLHQANRRILEKMAKKLGSHLAKFPANMAEYGNTSAASIPILLSECVEQGSILLDGSQTLVMSGFGGGLTWGAILLKL
- a CDS encoding acyl carrier protein, encoding MAVFEKVQAIIVEELGKDAEEVTLTTTFEDLDADSLDLFQVISEIEDEFDIQIESEEGLNTVADLVAYVEAQTK
- the fabK gene encoding enoyl-[acyl-carrier-protein] reductase FabK — its product is MQTKITELLGIDYPIFQGGMAWVADGDLAGAVSNAGGLGIIGGGNAPKEVVKANIDKVKSLTDKPFGVNIMLLSPFVEDIVDLVIEEGVKVVTTGAGNPGKYMERFHAAGITVIPVVPSVALAKRMEKLGVDAVIAEGMEAGGHIGKLTTMTLVRQVVEAVSIPVIAAGGIADGAGAAAAFMLGAEAVQVGTRFVVATESNAHPNFKAKILRAKDIDTTVSAQVVGHPVRAIKNKLATAYASAEKDFLRGEKTSEDIEVLGAGALRNAVVDGDVDYGSVMAGQIAGLIRKEESCAEIVRDIYDGAARVIKEQATRWAISGE
- the fabD gene encoding ACP S-malonyltransferase, producing the protein MTKRAYLFAGQGAQYLGMGRDLYDQYEIVRQTFDEARSVLGYDLRHLIDSDEEKLNQTRYTQPAILTTSVAIWRLLQEKGASADMVAGLSLGEYSALVASGALDFKEAVALVAKRGEYMETAAPAGSGKMVAVLNADLHIIEQACQEASEYGIVAAANYNTPAQIVIGGEVAAVDRALDLLKEAGVKRLIPLNVSGPFHTALLEPASKQLATALATVSFHDFTLPLVGNTLAQVMTKEEIVPLLTRQVMEPVRFYDSIACMQAAGVTEFVEIGPGAVLSGFLKKIDRSARVHQVENLATLAIFMAEE
- the fabG gene encoding 3-oxoacyl-[acyl-carrier-protein] reductase, coding for MEVKGKNVLITGSSRGIGLGIAHEFARQGANIILNGRNSISEEVIESFASYGVQVHVVLGNVADSSEAQRMVAEAIEYAGSVDILVNNAGITKDGLALRMSEDDFEGVLKVNLTGTFNMTQAVLKPMTKAKAGAIINLSSVVGLTGNAGQANYAASKAGVIGLTKSISREVAGRNIRVNAIAPGFIESDMTAVLPDKIKTAMLGQIPMKRFGLVQEVAEVAVFLARQEYLTGQVIAIDGGLTMQ
- the fabF gene encoding beta-ketoacyl-ACP synthase II, translating into MTTNRVVVTGYGLTSPIGNTPEEFWNSLKSGKVGIGPITKFDTSDYNVHNAAEVTDFPFDKYFVKKDSNRYDLYSLYALYAAHEAVAHAALDTDNLNRDRFGVILSTGIGGIKEIEEQVEKMNTKGAKRIRPMTLPKALPNMAAGNIAMQVGANGICKCVITACASSNDAIGEAFREIKFGFQDVILAGGSEAAITPFAIGGFQALTALSTTEDPERASIPFDKERNGFVMGEGGAVLVLESLEHATKRGATILAEIVGYGNTCDAHHMTSPHPEGLGAIKAMKLAIGEAGLEPKDIDYINAHGTSTPANEKGESQAIVAVFGTNTPVSSTKSYTGHLLGAAGAVEAVAVIEAMRHSHAPKTAGTTELSDYIEADVIYGQGRDMEIRHAISNTFGFGGHNAVIAFKRWED
- the accB gene encoding acetyl-CoA carboxylase biotin carboxyl carrier protein produces the protein MNNTEIKDLMAQFDQSSLREFSYTNDGIQLVFSKNEHKAESVGSSIQSATPAGGMSELRVEAISTARVAERAPETVSEGTVVDSPLVGVAYLSPSPDKAAFVSVGDTVKKGQTVMIIEAMKVMNEIPAPCDGVVAEVLVANEAVVEFGQGLVRIV
- the fabZ gene encoding 3-hydroxyacyl-ACP dehydratase FabZ, producing MMTIQEIKEALPHRYPMLLVDRVLEVREDEIVALKNVTMNEPFFNGHFPDHPVMPGVLIMEALAQTAGVLELSKEENKGKLVFYAGMDKVKFKKQVVPGDQLIMTARFVKRRGTIAVVEAKAEVDGVLAASGTLTFAVGV